In Pyrus communis chromosome 1, drPyrComm1.1, whole genome shotgun sequence, the following are encoded in one genomic region:
- the LOC137735376 gene encoding UPF0481 protein At3g47200-like, whose amino-acid sequence MGGSNEAPHDIENPYIGMLSSMRQELAGLIPLSTSCCIYKVPEQLRCVKEKAYTPRAVSIGPIHHGKEGLEDMEEHKTRYLQYFLGRTGVSLADYVTKIQIKEPELRGCYAHTIELRSHEFVRIILVDAAFIIELLLRDKGYIKPDSDDRIFGKPRLINIIRPDMLLLENQLPFFILKDLFATAEEPSVFKLSYEFCKKSTSLYVHRDDSESSSRFEVEHFVDLIRTLNLPTEEENLKNRGLVETLAVPSMTNLHQAGVKLKKRSSNNLFDICFKGRSLEIPNLIIQDNTELELRNLVAFEQCHCDCKYFSDYIFLMDYLVNTPNDVELLVKNGIVETLLGDNNEVSTLINSLGKGVVFEKASFYYATLTADLNNYYKKPWNKWRADLKQKHCNTPWTIISVIAGAMIIILTLIQTVFSFSQCAQR is encoded by the coding sequence ATGGGAGGAAGCAACGAAGCTCCACATGACATCGAAAACCCTTACATTGGGATGCTATCTTCAATGCGTCAGGAGTTGGCTGGTTTGATTCCCTTGTCTACTTCGTGCTGTATCTACAAAGTTCCTGAACAACTACGGTGTGTAAAGGAAAAGGCCTACACACCTCGAGCAGTCTCTATAGGTCCGATTcaccatggcaaggaagggtTAGAAGACATGGAAGAACACAAGACGAGGTACCTGCAATATTTTTTAGGTCGGACTGGGGTCAGCTTGGCAGATTATGTAACGAAAATACAGATCAAGGAACCGGAACTGCGCGGTTGCTATGCGCATACCATTGAGTTGAGGAGTCATGAATTTGTAAGAATCATTCTTGTGGATGCCGCGTTCATCATTGAGCTCTTATTGAGGGACAAGGGGTATATCAAGCCCGATAGCGATGACCGCATCTTTGGCAAACCACGGTTGATAAATATTATAAGACCTGACATGCTTTTGCTTGAAAATCAACTGCCATTTTTCATTCTTAAGGATCTCTTTGCCACTGCGGAGGAGCCTTCAGTATTTAAGCTCTCCTACGAGTTCTGCAAGAAATCAACGAGTTTATACGTGCATAGAGACGATTCGGAATCTTCTTCTAGATTTGAAGTAGAGCATTTTGTTGATTTGATTAGAACTTTAAATTTACCAACGGAGGAAGAGAACTTAAAAAATCGGGGGTTAGTCGAAACTCTAGCTGTACCTAGCATGACGAACTTACACCAGGCTGGCGTGAAGTTGAAGAAGAGATCAAGCAATAATCTATTTGATATATGTTTCAAAGGCAGAAGTTTGGAAATTCCAAATCTAATAATACAGGATAACACGGAGCTTGAACTCCGAAACCTTGTTGCCTTTGAGCAATGCCATTGCGATTGCAAATACTTCAGTGATTATATCTTCCTCATGGATTATTTGGTGAACACCCCAAATGATGTGGAATTGCTTGTCAAGAATGGAATTGTTGAAACTCTGCTTGGTGACAACAATGAGGTATCTACTCTGATTAACAGCCTTGGCAAAGGTGTTGTGTTTGAGAAAGCATCATTCTATTATGCTACTCTTACAGCGGATCTCAACAACTACTACAAAAAGCCGTGGAACAAATGGAGGGCAGATCTGAAACAAAAACATTGCAACACACCCTGGACAATTATTTCTGTAATTGCTGGTGCTATGATCATCATACTCACTCTCATACAAACGgtgttttctttttcccaaTGCGCTCAACGCTAA
- the LOC137729824 gene encoding UPF0481 protein At3g47200-like has translation MEGNNQAHDIENPYIPFATSMSQELDGLPTLSNSCCIYRVPEKLRCVNEKAYTPQVVSIGPLHHGKEGLKDMEEQKKRYLRYFLRRTKVSLEDYVKKIKDKEAELRSCYAHTIELCSDKFVRIILVDAAFVIELLLRFLEHIVPDSNDRIFHKPWLLNYVVPDMLLLENQLPFFILEDLFATLEVPVPMPSVFDLSYEICKKSLLLQVKREDVGYSSSFTEVKHFVDLIRTLNLPTEEEDLKNRGSVKTLAVPSMTKLHQAGVKFKVRSNKKLFGICFTDKGGKLEIPNLMIGDNTELILRNLIAFEQCHCTPNTRYFNDYITLMDNFVNNQNDVELLVKNGIVENMLGDNNEVSTLFNSLGKGVAVSRQGFYFAHLTEDLNDYYKKPWNKWKADLKQKYFNTPWKIISVIAATLIIILTSIQTACSFSQCAQL, from the coding sequence ATGGAAGGAAACAACCAAGCTCATGACATCGAAAACCCTTACATTCCGTTTGCAACTTCAATGAGTCAGGAGTTAGATGGCTTGCCTACCTTGTCCAATTCGTGTTGTATCTACAGAGTTCCTGAAAAACTACGGTGTGTAAATGAAAAGGCCTACACACCTCAAGTAGTCTCTATAGGTCCGCTTCACCATGGCAAGGAAGGCTTAAAAGATATGGAAGAACAGAAGAAGAGGTATCTGCGGTATTTTTTACGTCGGACTAAGGTCAGCTTGGAAGATTATGTTAAGAAAATAAAGGACAAGGAAGCGGAATTGCGCAGTTGCTATGCGCACACCATTGAGTTGTGCAGTGACAAATTTGTAAGAATCATTCTTGTGGATGCCGCGTTCGTCATTGAGCTCTTATTGAGGTTCCTGGAGCATATCGTGCCGGATAGCAATGACCGCATCTTTCACAAACCATGGTTGTTAAATTATGTAGTACCTGACATGCTTTTGCTCGAAAATCAGCTGCCGTTTTTCATTCTTGAGGATCTCTTTGCCACTCTGGAGGTGCCGGTGCCGATGCCTTCAGTATTTGACCTCTCTTACGAGATCTGCAAGAAATCATTGcttttacaagtgaaaagagaAGATGTGGGATATTCTTCTAGTTTTACTGAAGTTAAGCATTTCGTTGATTTGATTAGAACTTTAAATCTACCGACGGAGGAAGAGGACTTAAAAAATCGAGGGTCAGTCAAAACTCTAGCTGTACCCAGCATGACAAAACTACACCAAGCTGGAGTCAAGTTTAAGGTGAGATCAAACAAGAAACTATTTGGTATATGTTTCACTGATAAAGGCGGAAAATTGGAAATTCCAAATCTAATGATAGGGGATAACACAGAGCTTATACTCCGAAACCTTATTGCCTTTGAGCAATGCCATTGCACTCCGAATACCCGCTACTTTAATGATTATATCACCCTCATGGATAATTTTGTGAACAACCAAAATGATGTGGAATTGCTTGTCAAGAATGGAATTGTTGAAAATATGCTTGGTGACAACAATGAGGTGTCTACTCTGTTTAACAGCCTTGGCAAAGGTGTTGCGGTGTCCAGACAAGGATTCTATTTTGCTCATCTTACAGAGGACCTCAACGACTACTACAAAAAGCCGTGGAACAAATGGAAGGCAGAtctgaaacaaaaatatttcaacACACCTTGGAAAATTATTTCCGTCATTGCTGCTACTTTGATCATCATACTCACTTCCATACAAACGGCATGTTCCTTTTCCCAATGCGCTCAACTCTAA
- the LOC137735402 gene encoding bark storage protein A-like, which translates to MTGLSMLNAGISTQLLQTLFKVKAVVHYGIAGNADPQLQIGDVTIPQFWAYTCLWNWQNFGSLEAEVGCFAWHDEDFINCLEVQPTMREQKGSKHVSVEDFAA; encoded by the exons ATGACTGGATTGAGCATG CTCAATGCAGGCATCTCAACTCAATTACTACAAACCCTATTCAAGGTGAAAGCTGTTGTACACTATGGAATTGCAGGAAATGCAGATCCCCAACTCCAAATTGGAGATGTCACCATCCCTCAATTTTGGGCTTATACATGCCTTTGGAATTGGCAG AATTTTGGGTCGTTGGAGGCAGAAGTTGGTTGCTTTGCTTGGCATGATGAG GACTTCATTAACTGTTTAGAAGTGCAGCCAACGATGCGAGAGCAGAAGGGGAGCAAGCATGTGAG TGTGGAAGACTTTGCTGCTTGA